In Nostoc sp. CENA543, a single genomic region encodes these proteins:
- a CDS encoding tyrosine-protein kinase domain-containing protein: MTPPIVKRYIIAFEKYKWVGLASFALIVAGSTVVAIQPEPPPTYVADSALTYSGPTVSFSTTGSEIQEQGKELDAASLLSDQLIESISTTMGIKPKVLASSVDLKLPKRNSRTGKLESNIIELKYRDTDPKRAQEVVKALMDGMIQYSSDVNTTRLRAIIEKVNERIPQAKGELQAAEQKLEIYDRRERPAILAAENGSLLNAVTNSQNQQRVIQQTITGIDAQIRSLQEKLGLNVNQAYVSSALSADPILRDLRTQLYQTESQIALLRKDLRPEHPTMIQLMRQKQATEELLQQRAAEVVGGDGTAAPLAGNITGIRAQSNLDPARQLLANQMVALQTQRETLQQQLAQQVREELQLRQEYSQIPNKQLERSRLEQEVALKKAVFDQMQAKLTDARTAEAETVSSFSIARAITVIADAKKPKSVVLTLAVGGFLGFVVGGGIIFLLGSLEGTFRTREDIRDSLKQREVALLGEIPLMPVDDLPPEGIPVVLSAESVYLEFYEKLRSNLRRFGGKNLKVVLITSTSSNEGKTTSAYNLGIAAARAGKRTLIIETDLRSPSRCLSLRVNPDPDANLEPLRYYGSLSECIRLVPDVENLYIIPSPGPVRQSAAVLESSEIRRLMEDVRERYDLVILDTHPLSLSNDALLIQPYSDGMVLVARPNYTQENMLGEAVDQLVEAELGLVGTIINGADITISLPPSVESVSIEEPEIQDEATEVSVGANSQ, from the coding sequence ATGACCCCACCAATTGTTAAGCGTTACATCATTGCTTTTGAAAAATACAAATGGGTTGGACTAGCCAGTTTTGCTTTAATTGTGGCGGGGTCAACAGTAGTGGCTATCCAGCCGGAGCCACCGCCAACCTACGTAGCTGACAGCGCATTAACCTATTCCGGCCCGACTGTGTCTTTTTCGACAACTGGTAGCGAAATTCAAGAACAGGGTAAAGAACTAGATGCAGCTTCCTTGCTCTCAGACCAGCTAATTGAAAGCATCTCGACAACGATGGGTATCAAACCTAAAGTTTTGGCTAGTAGCGTAGACCTCAAGTTACCAAAAAGAAATTCTAGAACTGGGAAATTAGAGTCGAATATCATTGAACTTAAGTATCGAGATACTGACCCTAAACGCGCTCAAGAAGTGGTCAAGGCGTTAATGGATGGAATGATCCAGTACAGTAGCGATGTTAATACAACGCGTTTAAGAGCCATTATTGAAAAAGTTAATGAACGTATTCCACAGGCTAAAGGAGAGCTACAAGCAGCTGAACAGAAACTAGAAATATATGACCGCCGGGAACGTCCCGCCATATTAGCAGCAGAAAACGGCAGTTTATTAAATGCTGTCACCAACAGTCAAAACCAACAACGAGTCATTCAACAAACCATTACTGGGATTGATGCCCAAATTCGTAGTCTCCAAGAGAAGTTAGGGTTAAATGTTAATCAGGCTTATGTGTCCTCGGCTTTAAGTGCTGACCCGATTCTTCGTGATTTACGGACACAACTTTATCAAACTGAGTCACAAATAGCTCTGCTGCGTAAGGATCTGCGGCCGGAACATCCGACTATGATCCAGTTAATGCGGCAAAAACAAGCCACTGAGGAGTTACTGCAACAACGAGCCGCAGAGGTGGTTGGTGGGGACGGCACAGCCGCACCTTTGGCGGGAAATATCACAGGTATTCGCGCTCAAAGTAACCTTGATCCGGCAAGACAACTGTTGGCAAACCAGATGGTGGCTTTGCAAACCCAACGGGAAACCCTACAACAACAATTAGCACAACAAGTCCGCGAAGAACTGCAACTGCGTCAGGAGTATTCCCAAATACCTAACAAACAGTTAGAGCGATCGCGCTTAGAACAGGAAGTGGCACTCAAAAAGGCTGTGTTTGATCAAATGCAGGCTAAATTGACTGATGCTAGAACAGCCGAAGCTGAAACAGTCAGTAGTTTTAGTATTGCCAGAGCCATCACTGTAATAGCTGATGCCAAGAAACCTAAGAGTGTAGTTTTAACCTTAGCTGTGGGTGGGTTCTTGGGTTTTGTCGTTGGCGGAGGGATTATTTTCTTATTGGGTTCTCTCGAAGGCACATTCCGCACCAGAGAAGATATCCGCGACAGTCTCAAACAACGGGAAGTTGCCTTACTGGGAGAAATACCTTTAATGCCTGTGGATGATTTACCACCAGAAGGTATACCCGTAGTGTTATCTGCTGAGTCTGTATATTTAGAGTTTTATGAAAAGCTACGTAGTAACCTGCGCCGCTTTGGTGGGAAGAACTTGAAAGTAGTATTAATTACTAGCACCAGCAGCAACGAGGGTAAAACTACTAGTGCTTACAACCTGGGGATTGCGGCAGCGCGCGCAGGAAAGAGAACTTTGATCATTGAAACAGATTTGCGATCGCCTTCACGCTGTTTATCACTCAGAGTCAACCCAGACCCCGATGCCAATCTAGAACCTCTGCGTTATTACGGCAGCTTAAGCGAATGTATCCGTCTAGTCCCCGATGTGGAAAACCTCTACATCATTCCCAGTCCTGGCCCTGTACGCCAATCTGCGGCTGTCTTAGAATCGAGTGAAATCCGGCGGCTGATGGAGGATGTAAGGGAACGCTACGATTTGGTTATCTTAGACACTCATCCCCTGAGTTTATCTAATGATGCCCTCTTAATTCAACCCTATAGTGATGGCATGGTCTTAGTAGCAAGACCTAACTACACCCAAGAAAATATGTTAGGTGAAGCAGTTGATCAATTAGTAGAAGCTGAACTGGGTTTAGTAGGAACTATTATCAACGGTGCTGACATCACTATTTCCCTACCTCCTTCAGTGGAATCTGTATCTATAGAAGAACCTGAAATTCAAGATGAAGCAACAGAAGTTTCTGTTGGTGCAAATAGTCAATAG
- a CDS encoding DegT/DnrJ/EryC1/StrS aminotransferase family protein has product MTDQIIPFVDLKWQHDVVKQEIQQAVEMILQQGDFILGKAVAEFEKAFAQASGAEYGVGVASGTDAIALGLQACNIKSGDEVILPVNTFVATLIGVLQAGAKPVLVDCDPQTALIDLEAAAKAVTPQTKAIIPVHLYGQMVPPKQLLDFADTYKVLIFEDAAQAHLAHRDGYQAGSVGTAAAFSFYPSKNLGALGDGGMLVTRDAEIAKKAARIRNYGSSQKYVHIEMGTNSRLDTIQAAILLAKLPHLSQWNRDRLTIAKQYDLELASLAAAGIVPMQNQSGDGHIYHLYVVKVDDTCPIDRQQLQTELTQAGIQTGIHYPIPCHLQPAFTYLGYQQGDFPQAEKLAQQILSLPMYPGLSHSQAREVVAAINNCITIENKVNSH; this is encoded by the coding sequence ATGACTGATCAGATCATCCCCTTTGTGGATTTAAAATGGCAGCATGATGTAGTGAAACAGGAAATCCAGCAAGCAGTTGAGATGATTTTGCAGCAAGGAGATTTTATTCTCGGAAAAGCTGTAGCAGAATTTGAAAAAGCATTTGCCCAAGCATCAGGTGCAGAATATGGGGTGGGAGTAGCATCGGGGACTGATGCGATCGCTTTAGGTTTGCAAGCCTGTAACATCAAATCAGGGGATGAAGTCATCTTACCAGTCAATACCTTTGTCGCCACCCTGATAGGAGTTCTACAGGCGGGAGCAAAACCTGTACTTGTAGATTGTGATCCCCAAACAGCTTTAATTGACTTAGAAGCAGCAGCCAAAGCCGTCACGCCTCAGACTAAAGCCATTATCCCCGTCCATTTGTATGGTCAGATGGTACCACCCAAGCAGCTATTAGATTTTGCTGACACATACAAGGTATTAATTTTTGAAGATGCAGCCCAAGCACATCTAGCCCATAGAGACGGATATCAAGCAGGTTCTGTAGGTACAGCCGCAGCCTTTAGTTTTTACCCCAGCAAGAACTTAGGGGCGTTGGGAGATGGGGGAATGCTGGTGACACGCGATGCAGAAATAGCCAAAAAAGCTGCCCGCATCAGAAATTATGGTTCATCGCAAAAGTACGTGCATATTGAAATGGGGACTAATAGCCGCTTAGACACAATCCAAGCGGCTATTTTACTAGCGAAGTTACCACATTTATCACAATGGAATCGCGATCGCCTCACCATTGCCAAACAATATGACTTAGAACTAGCATCCTTAGCGGCGGCTGGTATTGTTCCCATGCAAAACCAAAGTGGGGACGGTCATATTTATCATCTTTACGTCGTGAAGGTTGATGATACTTGCCCCATAGATCGTCAGCAACTCCAAACAGAACTCACACAAGCAGGAATTCAAACAGGTATTCACTACCCAATTCCTTGTCATCTCCAACCCGCTTTTACTTATCTAGGCTATCAACAGGGAGACTTTCCCCAAGCAGAAAAACTAGCACAACAAATATTATCCTTACCAATGTATCCAGGCTTGAGTCATAGTCAAGCCAGAGAAGTTGTAGCAGCTATTAACAATTGCATCACAATTGAAAATAAAGTCAATAGTCATTAG
- a CDS encoding rhomboid family intramembrane serine protease, giving the protein MFPLYDDNPTRITPYFTYGLIGMNVLIFLHELSLSNEQLNLFFNQYAVVPQELTTNLAGEWTTLFTSQFLHGGWWHLISNMVFLWVFGNNIEDRLGHFKYLIFYLACGALAAACQWFIGMSSTIPSLGASGAISGVLGAYLIRFPHARVTTLLFLGFFVTTISIPAMILIGVFFVQNVISGLVSLQAAANMSVETGGVAYWAHIGGFVFGMILAPLFGLFKRDY; this is encoded by the coding sequence GTGTTTCCACTCTACGACGACAACCCCACCCGCATCACACCGTATTTTACTTACGGTTTAATTGGGATGAACGTTCTAATTTTCCTGCATGAATTGAGTTTGTCGAATGAGCAGTTGAATCTTTTTTTTAATCAATATGCAGTAGTCCCACAAGAATTAACCACTAATTTAGCTGGGGAGTGGACAACTTTATTTACCTCCCAATTTTTACACGGGGGGTGGTGGCACTTAATTTCTAATATGGTTTTTCTTTGGGTATTTGGTAATAATATTGAAGACCGTCTTGGTCATTTCAAATACCTCATTTTTTATTTAGCTTGTGGTGCTTTAGCTGCTGCGTGTCAGTGGTTCATTGGGATGTCTTCAACTATCCCGTCCTTGGGGGCTAGCGGTGCAATTTCGGGAGTATTAGGTGCGTATCTCATCCGCTTTCCCCATGCTAGAGTAACAACTTTGCTTTTCTTAGGTTTTTTCGTCACTACAATCAGCATTCCAGCCATGATACTGATTGGGGTTTTCTTTGTTCAAAATGTCATTTCTGGACTAGTTAGCCTACAAGCTGCGGCCAATATGAGTGTTGAAACAGGCGGAGTTGCTTACTGGGCGCACATTGGTGGCTTTGTGTTTGGGATGATTCTCGCACCTTTATTTGGGCTATTTAAACGTGATTATTGA
- the crtB gene encoding cyanoexosortase B produces MALQQQIKNRDTNLLLGIGIFGILVLLYAPILLHWVDGWLHKTISIEHEYFSHGLIGLPFAAYLSWQKRKQWQRLPNKSHPLGIFLLVIGGIFYLSGVTEWVNLSLPTILTGLCLWFKGFPGIRLQGFSLILVLLATPTAVPYLIAPYTFPLQSFIATTAGFILNQFGMEVVVDGINIYVGGKIVEVAPYCAGLKMLFTTIYVSLMLLYWTGALASRRVTVWFLSMAIVISVIANIIRNTLLSFFHGTGKEGAFTWLHDSWGGDLYSALMLLSLVPLLNWLDQLLSPPPEIQPELEESATSD; encoded by the coding sequence ATGGCACTTCAACAACAAATTAAAAATAGAGACACAAACCTCTTACTAGGTATAGGAATTTTTGGGATATTAGTGCTGCTATACGCGCCTATCCTACTGCATTGGGTGGATGGATGGTTACACAAAACTATCAGTATTGAACATGAATATTTTAGTCATGGTTTAATTGGTCTACCATTTGCTGCTTATTTGAGTTGGCAAAAGCGCAAACAATGGCAACGCCTACCTAATAAATCTCATCCTTTGGGTATATTTTTATTAGTAATTGGCGGAATTTTTTACTTAAGTGGAGTAACAGAGTGGGTTAATTTATCTTTACCCACCATACTTACAGGTTTATGTCTGTGGTTTAAAGGTTTTCCCGGCATCAGATTACAGGGATTTTCTTTGATTCTCGTATTACTGGCAACACCTACAGCAGTACCTTACCTGATAGCACCTTACACTTTTCCTCTACAGAGTTTTATCGCTACTACAGCAGGTTTCATTCTCAATCAATTTGGTATGGAAGTAGTTGTAGACGGTATTAACATTTACGTTGGCGGAAAAATTGTCGAAGTTGCGCCCTATTGTGCAGGCTTGAAAATGCTCTTTACAACCATCTATGTCAGTTTGATGTTGTTGTATTGGACAGGGGCTTTAGCTTCACGTCGGGTAACAGTTTGGTTTTTATCAATGGCAATTGTGATCAGTGTCATTGCCAATATTATTCGTAACACCTTACTCAGTTTCTTTCACGGCACTGGCAAAGAAGGTGCTTTTACATGGCTGCATGATAGTTGGGGAGGCGACCTATATTCAGCTCTTATGTTACTTTCTCTAGTACCTCTGTTGAATTGGCTAGATCAATTACTCTCGCCACCACCGGAAATTCAACCAGAATTAGAAGAGTCAGCGACTTCTGATTAA
- a CDS encoding polysaccharide biosynthesis/export family protein: protein MRVFNALFCLTFQVWVFLNIFQPVFAQAPIPPSEELPIKFPSPPPERETTPASSSNEISPQFNRYLLGPGDVINVTFERPPGPYRLGSGDVVSVVVQRFPDLSFQAAINPEGNIIVPLLETVPLQGLTLQEAQERIRSLLNRYVINPVVVLSLASARPDLSFQAQVSPEGNIVVPQVGTVSVQGLSLEEAQEKIRLSLSRITVDPLLVVSLATPRPVQVTISGEVFRPGIYNVSAALPRVADALLLAGGSSIAADLRQIQVRRRLTDGSTIAQNIDLYGTLQNDGSLPSLRLQDGDAIIVPKREVGADDGYDRLLVSRSSLATPQIRVRVLNYAAGGIVTQTLPNGSNFVDALGGINLDTANLRDMALIRFDPERGRAVTQSLDAKKALSGDVSQNVPLQDNDVIVVGRNLIGRITNFLSTITQPFFNVRSFLNFFNNFGGGN from the coding sequence ATGCGTGTATTTAACGCCCTATTTTGTTTAACTTTTCAAGTATGGGTTTTCTTAAATATTTTTCAGCCTGTTTTTGCTCAAGCACCTATACCACCGTCAGAGGAGTTACCAATTAAATTCCCTTCTCCACCACCAGAGAGGGAGACAACACCAGCTAGCAGTAGTAATGAAATTTCACCTCAATTCAATCGTTATTTGTTGGGGCCTGGGGATGTCATTAACGTGACTTTTGAACGTCCTCCTGGCCCCTATCGTTTGGGAAGTGGAGACGTTGTTAGTGTGGTTGTGCAACGCTTTCCAGATTTAAGCTTTCAAGCAGCAATTAATCCAGAAGGTAATATCATTGTTCCACTATTAGAAACAGTGCCACTGCAAGGTTTAACTCTACAGGAGGCACAAGAGAGAATTCGTTCTCTGCTCAATCGTTATGTAATTAATCCTGTTGTAGTTTTATCTTTAGCGTCGGCGCGTCCAGATTTGAGTTTTCAGGCTCAGGTTAGTCCAGAAGGCAATATTGTAGTGCCGCAAGTTGGTACGGTTTCTGTGCAAGGCTTAAGTTTAGAAGAAGCGCAGGAAAAGATTCGTTTGAGTTTGAGCCGGATTACAGTTGATCCTTTATTGGTAGTATCCTTAGCTACTCCTCGTCCGGTGCAGGTAACGATTAGTGGGGAAGTATTTCGTCCAGGTATTTATAATGTTTCTGCTGCTTTACCCCGTGTAGCTGATGCTTTGTTATTGGCTGGTGGTTCTAGTATTGCTGCTGACTTGCGTCAAATACAGGTGCGTCGTCGCCTGACGGATGGTTCAACGATCGCACAAAATATTGATTTATACGGCACATTGCAAAACGATGGTTCATTACCTAGCTTACGTCTGCAAGATGGGGATGCGATTATTGTGCCGAAACGAGAAGTTGGTGCAGATGATGGTTATGACCGCCTTTTGGTCTCTCGTTCTTCCCTAGCTACACCACAAATTAGAGTCAGAGTGTTAAATTATGCAGCTGGGGGAATTGTGACACAAACTCTGCCTAATGGTAGCAACTTTGTAGATGCTTTGGGCGGAATTAACCTAGATACTGCAAATCTGCGGGATATGGCTTTAATTCGCTTTGACCCAGAACGAGGTAGAGCTGTCACTCAATCATTAGATGCGAAAAAAGCCTTGAGTGGTGATGTTTCCCAAAATGTGCCACTGCAAGACAATGATGTGATTGTTGTGGGACGCAACCTGATTGGACGTATTACTAACTTCCTTAGCACTATTACTCAGCCATTTTTCAACGTGCGTTCGTTCCTCAATTTCTTTAATAATTTTGGTGGTGGCAATTAG
- a CDS encoding plasmid replication protein, CyRepA1 family: protein MYLPDLHPQHLEELVKRSGIDLDLTQLNFQSLQGAAAYEYLLISEHLPRTNTGMVTSGWLQRYSHVTAGGWWCSGLDPLHHWKAMEWGCFKPNQPRTNQNGKTIKYEHPPSTPTRIFCLRVTGNIWQQVSQRYNIAMPSHTTSNEQGEAVGFWQWVLENQIPIIICEGVKKAATLLTQGYAAIAVPGITSGYRVVKDKFGKVINRQLIPDLNVFAQMQRTVYICFDFETQPQKVAAVSNAITQLGCLFQEQKCPVKVITLPGPEKGVDDLIIAKGAIAFEKAYRRSLDLEIYLAEIKPHTELTIPPALTINRPYLGEIAFPTSGLVGVKSAKGTGKTTALQTVVQQAKTRNQPVLLITHRIQLGKFLCEKVGIKWGLGNHENLASNYDDLSPQNHSLGLCIDSIWKLDPENWQGGIIILDEVEQSLWHLLNSSTCKHKRVKILKLFQELIATVLSTGGLVIAQDADLSDVSLDYLQSLAGCKIIPWILVNQWQPQRGWDVTFYDSPNPIPLIQQLELDLLAGRKCYVTTDSRAGRYSCETIERYLKERLEKLRYQFPKTLVINSQTTNTPGHAAVDFVPAINQKITEYATVFVTPSLGTGISIDVQHFDRVYGIFQGVIPDAEARQALARVRDNVPRIVWCAKRGIGLIGSGSTNYRLLSNWYQENQKENLALLSPLHKIDVDLPLVYDPVHLRTWAKLSARVNASLRLYRQAMQEGLTNDGHQIRLRSNAIHNNIVRDLRLAFLATDPQDLATRRRLVLEIVKVQKEWTEKRQKGKEIKRQIRKIKQENQLAAAINVANAKDIDYVEHEQLASQHSLTDAERYQIQKYHLRQRYGIPVTPLLKIKDDQGYYSQLLIHYYLTHESEYFHLRDQQEWYQQLSLGDGKVFLPDLKTYTVKIEAMRALGMLQFLESDAKFTEDDPKLIWLKDIVFQHSKHIKRVLGIDFTRVKNSITGIKILSRLLNLLGLKLQRIHDFYQIDIDTLNDGREQIFTIWHQRDELILAHTRQIGNNHTDNFANWQQPKVVSSPVSVMYK, encoded by the coding sequence CAGGTGGTTGGTGGTGTTCCGGTTTAGATCCTCTCCATCATTGGAAAGCAATGGAGTGGGGTTGTTTTAAACCCAACCAACCACGCACCAATCAAAATGGTAAAACCATCAAATACGAACATCCCCCCAGCACACCTACCAGGATATTTTGTCTGAGGGTGACAGGGAATATTTGGCAGCAAGTCTCCCAACGTTACAATATTGCCATGCCTAGCCATACCACCAGCAATGAACAAGGTGAAGCCGTCGGGTTTTGGCAATGGGTATTAGAAAATCAAATACCCATCATCATCTGTGAAGGAGTCAAAAAAGCCGCCACCCTCTTAACGCAAGGCTATGCAGCCATAGCTGTACCAGGAATTACTAGTGGCTATCGGGTTGTCAAAGATAAATTTGGCAAAGTTATCAACCGTCAACTGATTCCCGATTTAAATGTATTTGCACAGATGCAACGAACTGTATATATTTGTTTTGATTTTGAGACTCAACCGCAAAAAGTAGCAGCCGTTAGCAATGCAATTACCCAATTAGGTTGTTTATTTCAAGAACAAAAATGTCCCGTCAAAGTTATTACCCTGCCGGGGCCAGAAAAAGGCGTTGATGATTTGATCATAGCTAAAGGTGCGATCGCCTTTGAAAAAGCCTATCGTCGGAGTCTAGATTTAGAAATTTATCTCGCTGAAATTAAACCCCATACAGAACTAACTATTCCCCCTGCTTTAACTATCAACCGTCCCTACTTAGGCGAAATAGCTTTTCCTACCTCTGGACTAGTGGGAGTCAAATCAGCTAAAGGTACAGGTAAAACTACTGCATTACAAACAGTAGTCCAACAAGCTAAAACTAGAAATCAACCCGTATTATTAATCACTCATCGGATTCAATTAGGCAAATTCCTATGTGAAAAAGTCGGGATAAAATGGGGATTAGGTAATCATGAAAATCTCGCAAGTAATTATGATGATTTATCTCCTCAAAATCATTCTTTAGGTTTATGTATCGATTCTATTTGGAAGCTTGACCCAGAAAACTGGCAAGGTGGCATCATAATTTTAGATGAAGTAGAGCAATCTTTATGGCATTTGCTCAATAGCAGCACTTGCAAACATAAGCGTGTCAAAATTTTAAAATTGTTCCAGGAATTAATTGCTACTGTCTTATCAACTGGCGGTTTAGTGATTGCCCAAGATGCCGATTTATCAGATGTTTCCTTAGATTATTTACAAAGTTTAGCAGGCTGTAAAATCATACCCTGGATATTAGTTAATCAATGGCAACCCCAACGTGGTTGGGATGTGACATTTTATGATTCTCCTAATCCCATACCATTAATTCAGCAATTAGAGTTAGATTTATTAGCAGGGCGTAAATGTTATGTCACTACTGATAGCCGTGCTGGTAGATATAGTTGCGAAACTATTGAGCGTTATCTCAAAGAACGTTTAGAAAAACTGCGCTATCAGTTTCCTAAAACTTTAGTAATTAATAGCCAAACAACTAATACACCAGGTCATGCGGCTGTTGATTTTGTCCCAGCCATCAATCAAAAAATTACTGAATATGCAACTGTATTTGTTACCCCCAGTTTAGGAACAGGTATTAGTATTGATGTCCAACATTTTGATAGAGTCTATGGCATTTTTCAAGGAGTAATTCCTGATGCAGAAGCACGACAAGCATTAGCTAGAGTTAGAGATAATGTACCGCGTATTGTTTGGTGTGCTAAACGGGGAATTGGTTTAATTGGTAGTGGTAGTACCAACTATCGTTTATTGTCCAATTGGTATCAAGAAAATCAAAAAGAAAACCTCGCCTTACTTAGCCCTTTACACAAAATAGATGTTGATTTACCTCTAGTTTATGACCCTGTACATTTGCGTACCTGGGCTAAATTATCAGCCAGAGTCAATGCTTCTCTTCGCCTCTATCGCCAAGCCATGCAAGAAGGCTTAACTAACGATGGTCATCAAATCCGACTCAGAAGTAATGCAATTCATAATAATATAGTTAGAGATTTAAGGTTAGCTTTCTTAGCAACTGATCCTCAAGATTTAGCCACTCGTAGAAGATTAGTTTTAGAAATTGTTAAAGTGCAGAAGGAGTGGACAGAAAAACGCCAAAAAGGTAAAGAAATTAAGCGTCAAATTAGAAAAATCAAACAAGAGAATCAACTAGCAGCCGCAATTAATGTCGCCAATGCTAAAGATATTGATTATGTAGAGCATGAGCAGCTAGCTTCCCAACATTCTCTAACTGATGCCGAACGCTATCAAATTCAAAAATATCATCTCAGACAACGCTACGGTATTCCTGTCACCCCATTATTAAAAATTAAGGATGATCAAGGATACTATTCTCAATTATTAATTCACTATTATCTAACCCATGAAAGTGAATACTTCCATCTTAGAGACCAACAAGAATGGTATCAACAATTGTCATTAGGTGATGGCAAAGTTTTCCTCCCAGATTTAAAAACCTACACAGTGAAAATAGAGGCGATGAGAGCCTTGGGAATGTTGCAATTTCTTGAAAGTGATGCCAAATTTACAGAGGATGACCCGAAGTTAATCTGGTTGAAAGATATAGTATTTCAACACAGTAAGCATATCAAAAGAGTATTAGGTATTGACTTTACCAGAGTGAAAAATAGTATCACAGGGATAAAAATCCTTAGTCGGCTGTTAAACTTGTTGGGGTTGAAATTACAGCGTATCCATGATTTTTATCAAATTGACATAGATACCCTGAATGATGGTAGAGAGCAAATATTTACAATCTGGCATCAACGAGATGAATTGATATTAGCTCACACCAGACAAATAGGAAATAACCACACCGATAACTTCGCTAATTGGCAACAACCAAAAGTCGTAAGTTCTCCTGTTTCGGTGATGTATAAGTAG
- a CDS encoding cyanoexosortase B system-associated protein → MLSLSKLFKYRYLPHFIVLLLLLLLLITGAVPGYITGKWQWKQPPPVTNLNLIKKIRSQGLTLPGWKTVEQVEQQIGEHKWSLQVLQQENTQNKAILLLLPQNGPRDQPEIEWTDVNGWGKGRWGKWDIAQERSARFVVKKSSPGENTETTVEAQFFRVSTNQDTFAVLQWYALPRSGYYTPFRWFLADQLAQWQKQRQPWVAVSILVPMEPLGQVETTWPLAQSIGETVQSTLMTGVFNTTK, encoded by the coding sequence ATGCTTTCCCTATCTAAACTTTTTAAATACAGGTATTTGCCTCATTTTATAGTGTTGTTACTGTTGCTTCTACTACTAATAACAGGAGCAGTACCAGGTTACATCACAGGCAAATGGCAATGGAAACAACCTCCACCTGTTACTAATCTCAACTTAATCAAAAAGATACGTAGTCAGGGTTTGACTTTGCCTGGGTGGAAAACCGTTGAACAAGTAGAACAGCAAATAGGTGAACATAAATGGTCTTTGCAGGTACTTCAACAAGAAAATACACAAAACAAGGCCATTTTGTTGTTATTGCCACAAAATGGCCCAAGAGACCAACCGGAAATTGAATGGACAGATGTTAACGGCTGGGGTAAGGGACGCTGGGGCAAATGGGATATAGCGCAAGAACGTTCGGCTAGGTTTGTTGTGAAAAAATCATCTCCAGGGGAAAATACGGAAACGACAGTAGAGGCGCAGTTTTTCCGCGTTTCTACCAATCAAGACACTTTTGCGGTTTTACAATGGTATGCTTTACCGCGTAGTGGATATTACACTCCATTTCGTTGGTTTTTAGCAGATCAGTTAGCACAATGGCAAAAGCAGCGTCAACCTTGGGTTGCTGTCAGTATTCTTGTGCCTATGGAACCTTTAGGCCAGGTGGAAACTACTTGGCCTTTAGCACAGTCTATTGGTGAAACAGTACAATCTACACTAATGACTGGGGTTTTCAATACTACTAAATAA